In Phoenix dactylifera cultivar Barhee BC4 chromosome 11, palm_55x_up_171113_PBpolish2nd_filt_p, whole genome shotgun sequence, the following are encoded in one genomic region:
- the LOC103714478 gene encoding stromal 70 kDa heat shock-related protein, chloroplastic, whose translation MACSSALGSSAAYPSCRKPAPRISSSGSLFFGYRPSGSLNGAVLRARSCRGREGRGLGRPLRVVAEKVVGIDLGTTNSAVAAMEGGKPTIVTNAEGQRTTPSVVAYAKNGDRLVGQIAKRQAVVNPENTFFSVKRFIGRKMAEVDEESKQVSYRVMRDENGNVKLECPAIGKQFAAEEISAQVLRKLVDDASKFLNDKVTKAVVTVPAYFNDSQRTATKDAGRIAGLEVLRIINEPTAASLAYGFEKKNNETILVFDLGGGTFDVSVLEVGDGVFEVLSTSGDTHLGGDDFDKRVVDWLAANFKREEGIHLLKDKQALQRLTEAAEKAKMELSTLTQTNISLPFITATADGPKHIETTLSRAKFEELCSDLLDRLRKPVDNALRDAKLSFKDIDEVILVGGSTRIPAVQELVKKMTGKDPNVTVNPDEVVALGAAVQAGVLAGDVSDIVLLDVTPLSVGLETLGGVMTKIIPRNTTLPTSKSEVFSTAADGQTSVEINVLQGEREFVRDNKSLGSFRLDGIPPAPRGVPQIEVKFDIDANGILSVTAVDKGTGKKQDITITGASTLPSDEVERMVNEAEKFAKEDKEKREAIDTKNQAESVVYQTEKQLKELGEKVPAPVKEKVEGKLGELKDAISGGSTQGMKDAMASLNQEVMQLGQSLYNQPGGAGAGPAPGADAGPADPSGKGPEGGDVIDADFTDSK comes from the exons ATGGCGTGTTCGTCGGCCCTCGGCTCCTCCGCCGCCTACCCTTCCTGCCGGAAGCCCGCTCCCCGAATCTCCTCCTCGGGATCCCTCTTCTTCGGCTACCGCCCTTCGGGTTCCCTCAATGGAGCTGTTCTCCGAGCACGGAGTTGCAGGGGAAGGGAAGGACGCGGCCTTGGCCGCCCCCTTCGGGTGGTGGCCGAGAAGGTCGTGGGGATCGACCTCGGGACCACGAACTCGGCGGTGGCGGCGATGGAAGGGGGGAAGCCGACGATCGTTACTAACGCCGAGGGGCAGCGGACCACGCCGTCGGTCGTCGCCTACGCGAAGAACGGCGACCGGCTGGTGGGGCAGATCGCGAAGCGGCAGGCCGTGGTGAACCCGGAGAACACGTTCTTCTCGGTGAAGCGGTTCATCGGGAGGAAGATGGCAGAGGTCGATGAGGAGTCGAAGCAGGTCTCTTACCGGGTCATGAGGGATGAGAACGGGAATGTTAAGCTCGAGTGCCCTGCCATTGGAAAGCAGTTTGCAGCGGAGGAAATCTCAGCCCAG GTTTTGAGAAAACTTGTGGATGATGCATCGAAGTTTTTAAATGACAAGGTCACTAAAGCAGTGGTTACCGTTCCTGCATACTTTAATGACTCACAAAGGACAGCAACAAAGGATGCTGGTCGTATTGCTGGTCTAGAAGTTCTTCGCATCATTAATGAACCTACTGCCGCATCATTGGCATATGGATTTGAAAAGAAGAACAATGAAACCATTCTAGTATTTGATTTGGGAGGTGGTACATTTGATGTTTCAG TTCTCGAGGTTGGAGATGGTGTTTTTGAAGTGCTTTCAACTTCTGGGGACACACATCTTGGTGGTGATGATTTTGACAAG AGAGTTGTTGATTGGCTGGCTGCAAACTTTAAGAGAGAGGAAGGCATTCATCTTCTGAAAGATAAGCAAGCCCTCCAGCGACTCACTGAGGCAGCAGAGAAGGCCAAGATGGAATTATCAACCTTGACCCAGACAAATATAAG CTTGCCATTTATTACCGCAACTGCTGATGGTCCCAAGCACATTGAGACAACTCTATCAAGGGCCAAGTTTGAGGAGTTGTGTTCAGACCTTCTTGACAG GCTTAGAAAGCCTGTAGACAATGCCTTGAGAGATGCAAAACTCTCATTCAAGGACATAGATGAAGTTATTCTGGTGGGTGGTTCAACCCGGATCCCAGCTGTCCAGGAACTCGTGAAGAAGATGACTGGAAAGGATCCTAATGTTACCGTCAATCCTGATGAAGTTGTTGCTCTTGGAGCTGCAGTACAG GCAGGGGTGCTGGCTGGAGATGTTAGTGACATTGTTCTTCTTGATGTGACCCCACTTTCTGTGGGCTTGGAAACCTTGGGCGGAGTGATGACGAAGATCATCCCTAGAAATACAACACTGCCCACCTCCAAGTCAGAAGTCTTCTCTACAGCTGCAGATGGGCAGACAAGCGTTGAAATAAATGTTCTTCAGGGTGAAAGAGAGTTTGTGAGGGACAATAAATCACTTGGAAGTTTCCGCCTTGATGGAATACCTCCAGCACCACGTGGTGTGCCACAGATTGAGGTAAAGTTTGATATTGATGCCAATGGCATTCTCTCTGTCACCGCTGTGGATAAGGGTACCGGGAAGAAGCAAGACATCACAATAACTGGGGCAAGCACTCTGCCAAGTGATGAG GTGGAGAGAATGGTAAATGAGGCCGAGAAGTTTGCAAAGGAGGacaaggagaagagggaggccaTAGATACGAAGAACCAGGCAGAATCTGTAGTCTACCAGACAGAGAAGCAGTTGAAGGAGCTGGGAGAGAAGGTCCCTGCTCCTGTCAAGGAAAAGGTGGAGGGAAAGCTTGGAGAGCTCAAAGATGCCATTTCTGGAGGATCAACACAAGGCATGAAGGATGCTATGGCTTCTCTCAACCAGGAGGTGATGCAACTCGGCCAGTCACTCTACAACCAGCCCGGTGGTGCTGGTGCTGGGCCTGCACCCGGCGCTGATGCTGGTCCTGCAGACCCTTCAGGCAAGGGACCAGAAGGTGGGGATGTAATTGATGCTGATTTTACGGACAGCAAGTGA
- the LOC103714501 gene encoding lysine histidine transporter 1-like: MDAGEHDKSQDAKEKSVDDWLPITSSRNAKWWYSAFHNVTAMVGAGVLSLPYAMSELGWGPGVVVLILSWIITLYTLWQMVEMHEMVPGKRFDRYHELGQHAFGDKLGLWIVVPQQLVVEVGVNIVYMVTGGKSLKKFHDVVCPDCKNIKVTYFIMIFASLHFVLSQLPNFNSISGVSLAAAVMSLSYSTIAWGASAAKGRQEDVEYGYKPSSTTGTFFNFLSALGDVAFAYAGHNVVLEIQATIPSTAEKPSKKPMWKGVIVAYIIVAICYFPVALIGYWAFGNGVEDNILITLDKPRWLIAMANLFVVIHVIGSYQIYAMPVFDMIETVLVKKLHFPPSLMLRLIARSVYVAFTMFIAICFPFFGGLLGFFGGFAFAPTTYFLPCIMWLAICKPRPGSFSWITNWFCIILGVLLMILSPIGGLRQIIIQAKTYQFFS; the protein is encoded by the exons ATGGATGCAGGGGAACACGATAAGTCGCAGGACGCGAAGGAGAAGTCCGTCGACGACTGGCTCCCGATCACGTCGTCCAGGAATGCCAAGTGGTGGTATTCAGCCTTCCACAATGTGACGGCCATGGTCGGCGCCGGCGTCCTCAGCTTGCCGTATGCTATGTCTGAACTTGGATG GGGACCAGGCGTTGTAGTCCTAATCCTATCATGGATCATCACCTTATATACTCTCTGGCAAATGGTAGAGATGCATGAGATGGTACCTGGAAAGCGATTCGATCGATACCATGAGCTGGGGCAGCATGCCTTCGGAGACAAGCTTGGTCTTTGGATTGTGGTGCCTCAGCAACTTGTCGTGGAGGTGGGCGTGAACATCGTCTACATGGTCACAGGCGGAAAATCTCTAAAGAAGTTTCATGATGTTGTCTGCCCTGACTGCAAAAACATCAAAGTCACCTATTTCATCATGATCTTCGCCTCACTGCACTTTGTTCTCTCCCAACTGCCCAACTTCAACTCAATTTCGGGTGTCTCCTTGGCAGCTGCTGTCATGTCCCTCAG TTACTCCACCATTGCTTGGGGAGCTTCTGCGGCCAAAGGGAGGCAAGAAGATGTGGAGTATGGTTACAAACCTTCGAGCACCACAGGAACTTTCTTCAACTTCCTCAGTGCACTCGGAGATGTTGCTTTCGCATATGCCGGTCACAATGTGGTCTTGGAGATCCAGGCAACTATACCTTCCACTGCCGAGAAGCCATCAAAGAAGCCTATGTGGAAGGGTGTCATTGTTGCCTATATTATCGTTGCCATTTGCTACTTCCCTGTTGCTCTGATTGGGTACTGGGCCTTCGGCAATGGGGTCGAGGACAACATCCTCATTACCCTGGATAAGCCAAGGTGGCTGATTGCCATGGCCAACTTGTTTGTTGTCATCCATGTCATTGGGAGCTATCAG ATTTATGCCATGCCAGTTTTTGACATGATCGAAACTGTCTTGGTGAAGAAACTCCATTTTCCGCCGAGTCTTATGCTTCGATTAATTGCTCGCTCTGTATATGTTG CTTTTACAATGTTCATTGCTATATGCTTCCCTTTCTTTGGTGGGCTACTTGGATTCTTTGGAGGATTTGCATTCGCCCCAACTACATACTTC CTTCCCTGCATCATGTGGCTTGCCATCTGCAAGCCTAGACCGGGTAGTTTTTCTTGGATCACTAATTGG TTCTGCATCATACTCGGTGTCCTGTTGATGATTTTATCACCCATTGGTGGACTAAGGCAAATCATAATCCAAGCAAAGACTTATCAATTTTTCTCGTAA
- the LOC103714479 gene encoding transcription factor GTE9-like, producing MMGKTQKFSKAYSSGFVPDYRHAVETVGESEGFGSSGRADSDDFSAPKRKCISLSMEKCDGFNVPLEVISLSKLSISQRKELEIRLRGELEQFRLFKRKILSKSITGANGVVNSSSSDRRVKKQDIVHHNGPQLKHGNSGKFESAKQGLPPPISNSYAMLMKQCEALLKRLMAHQYGWVFNTPVDVVKLNLPDYFQIIKHPMDLGTIKRKIASGAYSSLWGFVSDVRLTFTNAMTYNPPGNDVHIMADVMSKFFETRWKPVEKKLAAADAAVKRETEAARPMMQLKKRKASPVNHNIVVPQTVKPKLTDEEKQNLGRRLETGELPEHIIDFLRSHAGNANQTDEDEMEIDIDSFGEDSLFELKKLLDDHLREKQTGQQAKAEPCEMEILNVSGLSNSTMHPCQGNEPADEDVDIGGNDPPISSYPPVVIEKDTALRNSKCGSSSSSISDSGSSSSDSDTGSSSGSESDVKVANPTKGNVRSGASLDQEKSDILDLLDANRSSNRLHQLEQDVHAVPASGEVNSQQEGENAPSQRQVSPEKLYRAALLRNRFADTILKAREKTLDQGEKRDPEMLRLEREELERQKREEKARLQAEAKAAEEARKQAEAEAAAEAKRKRELEREAARQALLQMEKTAEIDENNLFLKDLEMLRTVPAEHVPSSVGETSPTHTQEGLGCIKLGGTNALEQLGLYMKVDDEEEEDGESRSIPVNDVEEGEID from the exons ATGATGGGGAAAACGCAGAAGTTCTCAAAGGCATACTCTTCGGGCTTTGTACCAGACTACCGGCATGCAGTTGAGACGGTTGGTGAGTCAGAAGGGTTTGGTAGCTCGGGCCGTGCTGACTCGGATGACTTTTCTGCTCCTAAAAGGAAGTGTATAAGCTTAAGTATGGAAAAGTGTGATGGCTTCAATGTCCCATTGGAAGTAATTTCTCTGTCCAAGTTGTCTATTTCACAGAGGAAGGAGTTGGAGATTAGATTGAGAGGAGAGCTTGAGCAGTTTCGGTTATTCAAGAGGAAAATACTCTCTAAGAGTATAACAGGTGCTAATGGGGTTGTCAACTCGTCCTCCAGTGATCGGCGTGTGAAGAAACAGGATATTGTGCATCATAATGGTCCACAATTGAAGCATGGGAACTCGGGAAAGTTTGAATCTGCTAAGCAGGGTCTACCGCCTCCTATCAGCAACTCATATGCCATGTTGATGAAACAGTGCGAGGCACTTCTGAAGCGCTTGATGGCACACCAGTATGGATGGGTATTTAATACTCCTGTTGATGTGGTGAAGTTGAACCTCCCAGATTATTTCCAAATTATTAAGCATCCAATGGATTTGGGAACAATTAAGCGTAAGATAGCTTCAGGTGCTTATTCTAGCCTGTGGGGTTTTGTGTCAGACGTGAGGCTCACATTCACCAATGCCATGACCTATAATCCACCTGGTAATGATGTACATATCATGGCAGATGTCATGAGTAAGTTCTTTGAAACAAGATGGAAACCTGTTGAAAAGAAACTGGCTGCAGCTGATGCAGCTGTTAAAAGAGAAACAGAAGCTGCCAGGCCAATGATGCAGCTGAAGAAGAGAAAAGCATCTCCTGTGAATCACAATATTGTTGTGCCTCAGACTGTTAAACCAAAGTTGACAGACGAGGAGAAGCAGAATTTGGGTAGGCGCCTAGAAACTGGGGAGCTTCCAGAACACATCATTGATTTTTTGAGGAGCCATGCTGGCAATGCAAATCAAACAGACGAGGATGAGATGGAGATTGATATTGATTCCTTTGGCGAGGATAGTCTGTTCGAATTAAAGAAGCTTCTGGATGATCATTTGCGAGAGAAACAGACCGGGCAGCAAGCAAAAGCTGAGCCTTGTGaaatggag ATTCTAAATGTATCTGGACTTAGTAATTCTACAATGCATCCCTGCCAAG GAAATGAGCCAGCTGATGAAGATGTGGATATTGGTGGCAATGACCCTCCTATTTCAAGCTATCCTCCGGTGGTGATAGAGAAAGATACAGCACTTAGAAACAGCAAGTGTGGTAGTTCAAGCAGTTCTATTAGTGACTCAGGGTCATCTTCCAGTG ATTCAGACACTGGTAGTTCTTCAGGAAGTGAATCAGATGTAAAAGTTGCTAATCCTACAAAG GGAAATGTACGATCTGGGGCATCTCTGGACCAAGAAAAAAGTGATATCTTAGACCTGCTAGATGCCAACA GATCTTCTAATAGGTTACATCAACTAGAACAGGATGTGCATGCTGTACCTGCATCTGGCGAGGTAAATAGCCAGCAAGAGG GGGAGAATGCTCCATCGCAGAGGCAAGTCTCCCCTGAAAAGCTCTATCGAGCAGCTTTATTGAGAAATCGCTTTGCTGATACAATCCTCAAAGCTCGTGAGAAGACCCTTGACCAG GGTGAGAAGAGGGATCCAGAGATGCTTCGGCTGGAGAGGGAGGAGCTTGAGAGGCAAAAAAGGGAAG AGAAAGCTAGGCTGCAAGCAGAAGCTAAGGCTGCCGAAGAAGCTCGAAAGCAAGCTGAAGCAGAAGCTGCAGCAGAAGCTAAGCGCAAACGTGAACTCGAGAGAGAAGCAGCACGTCAGGCCTTGCTTCAG ATGGAGAAGACTGCCGAGATCGATGAGAACAATCTATttctaaaagatctagagatgctTAGAACTGTTCCAGCTGAGCATGTACCTAGTTCTGTTGGTGAGACAAGCCCTACTCACACGCAGGAGGGTTTGGGCTGTATTAAACTTGGGGGCACTAACGCTTTAGAACAACTTGGGTTGTACATGAAAGTTgatgatgaagaggaggaagacggtGAGTCAAGGAGTATACCTGTTAATGATGTTGAGGAAGGAGAAATTGATTGA